The following nucleotide sequence is from Synechococcus sp. CBW1004.
CGCCCTGGATTGCGCAGAAAGAGCCATCCCAGCATCGTCTCAAATCCCGTGGCCTGCCCATAGGTCGCCGGGTCGCCCCGTCGCGGCCCTGGACCGGCCCGGTTGCGGCCCCGGCGCACCTGGTCGCGCTCCTCCGGGCGCAGCAGCGGCTCCAGGCGCAGCAGGGCCCGGGCCTGGGCTTCGGCCTTCACCTCCGCCACCACAGCGCGGTGCAGATCGGCGCTCCGGCCGGGACTTGCGCAATGGCGCAGACGCTGGTGCAGCTCCCAGACCGCATCCCCCAGCCAGGCCAGCTGCAGGGCGCCGAGATCGGCATCGGCCTGCGGCGGGGCCAGGCCCTGGAGCCAGCGGGAGGGTGCGTCAGGCCGCGGAGAGGCGGCCAAGGGCGGTGTCGAGATCGGGCTGCAGATGCAGGAACTCCTCCAGTCGCACCAGTTTCACCGTCTGCACCACGCGGGCGTTGCCGACGACGAGAAAGTTGTGGCCGCTCTGCTGGAACTGCTTGGCGAGCTGCACGAGAGCGCCGAGACCGGAGGAATCGAGGAAGTCGATGCGGCTCAGGTCGAGCACCACAGGCCTGGAGACTTCCCCGAGATGGCCGCTCACGAACTCGATGAACTGCTTGTCCGAGTAGGCGTCGAGTTGGCCTGTGAAGCTGAACAGCAGGCATTGCGGCTGCTGCTCATAGCCACCGCGGAGGGAAACGGTCAGTCGCTGCAGGTCGGAGATGGCTCCAGCCCCCTTGAGCACGGTCGGGCTGAAGTGTAGGGACCGCGGCGGGGAATGACCGTTCTGAAGCAAAACGCACAGACGCATGCAGGCAAGCCGGCCGGTGGCAGACACATCGGTGCTCGCCAGCAGCCGGCCGATCCAGCAGGCGGGGGCGGATCAGGCCTGATGCAGCCTGAACGCCGGGGGCAGACCGGCGCGATGGGCAGACGCGGCAGGGACGGGACAACGCACCCGGATGCCAGACCTCAGGAGGGGCCAGACAGGACCGTCGAGGGCCGCGCTCAGCGGCGCTCCTCCATCAGGGCGGCGAAGCGGCCGAAGTGGTGGTCGGCATCGTGAGGGCCGGGGCTCGCCTCCGGGTGGTACTGCACACCGAACACCGGCTGATCGACCATCGCGAGGGCGGCGACGGTGCGGTCGTTGAGGTTCTCGTGCGTCACCCGCACCCGCTCGGCCGGCAGCGAGGCCGCGTCGATGGCGAAGCCATGGTTCTGGCTGGTGATCTCCACCATCCCGGGGGCGCCGCAGGGGTGGTTGAGGCCGCGGTGGCCATAGCCGAGCTTGAAGGTGGTGCCGCCCAGGGCCAGGCCGAGGATCTGATGCCCCAGGCAGATGCCGAACAGGGGCAGGTCGCGCTGCTCGAGAAGGCCGCGCGCCAGGGCGATGCCACTGCTGACCGCGGCGGGGTCGCCGGGCCCGTTGGAGAGGAACACGCCCTCGGGCTGGAGAGAGAGCACCTGCTCCAGGGTGGCGTCGGCGGGCAGCACCGTGACCTCACAGCCGTGGGCCACCAACCGCTCCAGGATCGCCCGCTTGATGCCGAAGTCGATCGCCACGACCCGGTAGGGCCGCTCCGGGTGGCGGACCGGACGGGCATCAAAGGAAGCAGGGCACAGCTGATCCCAGCGGTAGGGCTCGCGGGTGCTGACGGTCTCCGCCAGGTTGAGACCGCTCATCGAAGGCGCTGAGCGGACCTGTTCCAGCAGCTGAAGCGGCGGCGTGCCATCGCTGGAGAGGATGCCGTTGATCGCCCCTCCCTCGCGCAGATGGCGCACCAGGGCGCGGGTGTCGACACCGGCGATGCCGACCACGCCATGACGCTGCAGCCAGGTGTCGAGCTCCTCCTCGCTGCGCCAGTTGCTGGCCCGGGGAGCCAGCTGACGGGCGATCACGCCCCGCACATGCGGGCGGTCCGCCTCCTGGTCCTGGCCATTGACGCCGGTGTTGCCGAGCTCCGGATAGGTGAAGGTGACCAGTTGCCCCGAATAACTGGGGTCGGTCATCACTTCCTGATAGCCGGTCATGCCGGTGTTGAACACCACCTCTCCGACCACCGTGCCCCGCGCGCCGAAGGCCTGGCCGCGCAGCACGGTGCCATCGGCGAGCACGAGCAGGGCCGGAACGGCGTCAGCGGTGGAAGGGGTGGACAAGGCCGGCGGTTGGAACGGGGAACACGGCGGACCGGCCCTGAGGGGCGGACAGCCGTCTGACGATCATCCCCCAGCAGGCTCCGCCAGCGCTTCGCGCAGGGCCAGCAGTCGCTGCCAGGGATCGCCGGCCGCCAGGCTGGCCCTGGCTTGCTCCAACCCCTCGGCGATCGTGTCGCTGCGGCCGGCGACCCAGAGCACCAGGGCGGCGTTGAGCGCCACCACATCGGTGTGGGCCTCGGCGGCCTGGCCCTGAAGCACCTGCTCGAGGATGCGGCGGTTCTCCTCGAGATCACCGCCGGCGATGGCGGAGAGCGGCGCCAGCGCCAGCCCGAGGCCGGCCGGATCCAGGCGGTCGCTGCGGATCTCCCCGTTCTCCAGCAGACGCAGCTCGCTGGGGCCGCTGAGGGTGGCCTCGTCAAGGCCACCATGACCATGCACCACGATCGCCCGTCCCTGGCCCAGTCGCCGCAGCGCCTCCGCCATCGGATCGAGCAGATCCGGCCGTGCCACACCCAGCACATGGGCATCGGGACGCAGCGGATTCACCAGCGGTCCGAGCAGGTTGAAGACGGTGCGGATGCCCAGGGCCCGTCGCAGCGGCACAAGCCCCACCAGGGCCGGATGCCAGCCGGGGGCGAACAGAAAGGTGACGCCGGTGCGTTCCACCGCGGCGATCACCCGTTCCTGGGGGGCGCCCAGCGGCAGGCCGAGGGCCTCGAGAACGTCGGCCGAGCCGACGCGGCCACTGGCGCTGCGGTTGCCGTGCTTGGCCACATGGGCACCGCAGGCGGCGGCCGTGAAGGCCACGGCGGTGGAGATGTTGAAGCTGTCAAAGCCGGCACCGCCGGTGCCGCAGGTGTCGATCAGAGGGAGCTCCGGCCGCGGGGCCGGCAGGTCGCAGTGCTGGCGCAGCACCGCCGCCATCGCCGCCAGCTCTTCGCCGCTGAGGCCCTTGCAGCGCAGGGCGGTGAGCAGGGCGCCGGTGACGACCGGGTCGATCTCCTGAGCGATCCAGCCGCGCATCAGGGCATCGGCCTCCTCCCCGCTGAGATCCTGGCCGGCGATCAGCCGCTCGAGCTGGGCGGCGCGGGAGGAACGGTCGCTCATGGCGGAGGTCGGAGGGGGGACTGTCGGGGGACGGACAGAAAAAAGCCCGGGTGCAGGGCACACCGGGCCGGGTGATGGGGACTCTTCCACTATCACCCGAAGCGAGCCGATCTGGCGACTGCATCCAGGCGGGGGTGGCAGCGGCGCAACCGGCCGCTCAGGCGCCCTCGGCGGCGGCGGTGTCGAAGCCGGAGCCCACCGCTTCAGCCATGGGAGCGGCACCGGGGCGGAAGCCGGCCGCCCAGATGGCACGCGTGCGTTGATTCAACTGATCGCGATCGAGACCCCAGAGCCGGAGCAGACGCTCCAGGTCGTCGCGCAGATCGCTCGCCCCGGGGAAGCCGTCGTAGCGGCTGAACAACCGGGCCAGGTCGACCAGATGCTCATCGGCGGGCGGATCAGCCGCCAGCAGCCGGTCGATCACGATGCGGTCAGCCGCATGGAGAGGGTGGTTCTGCTCCTCCATCAGAGGGCGTCGATCGCAGGCGCTGCGTAGGTTAAGGGCCCCCGTCGCACCGCATGAGCGCCCAGCGTCTCCGCCAGATCGGCTGCTATCTGCGCCCGCACCGCCGCCAGGTGGCCCTGGGGGCCGTGGCGCTGCTGGTGGTGAATCTGCTGGGGGTGGCGATCCCCCTGCAGGTGCGCGGTGTCGTCAATGGCCTGCAGGAGGGCTTCAGCCTCGCCGCCGTGCTCCGTCAGGCGCTGCTGATCGTCACCATGGCAACCGTGATGGGCGCCGTGCGGCTCTGGTCGCGGATGCTCGTGTTCGGCGTCGGCCGCCAGGTGGAGG
It contains:
- a CDS encoding STAS domain-containing protein produces the protein MLKGAGAISDLQRLTVSLRGGYEQQPQCLLFSFTGQLDAYSDKQFIEFVSGHLGEVSRPVVLDLSRIDFLDSSGLGALVQLAKQFQQSGHNFLVVGNARVVQTVKLVRLEEFLHLQPDLDTALGRLSAA
- the trpD gene encoding anthranilate phosphoribosyltransferase; the encoded protein is MSDRSSRAAQLERLIAGQDLSGEEADALMRGWIAQEIDPVVTGALLTALRCKGLSGEELAAMAAVLRQHCDLPAPRPELPLIDTCGTGGAGFDSFNISTAVAFTAAACGAHVAKHGNRSASGRVGSADVLEALGLPLGAPQERVIAAVERTGVTFLFAPGWHPALVGLVPLRRALGIRTVFNLLGPLVNPLRPDAHVLGVARPDLLDPMAEALRRLGQGRAIVVHGHGGLDEATLSGPSELRLLENGEIRSDRLDPAGLGLALAPLSAIAGGDLEENRRILEQVLQGQAAEAHTDVVALNAALVLWVAGRSDTIAEGLEQARASLAAGDPWQRLLALREALAEPAGG
- a CDS encoding ribonuclease III domain-containing protein, which translates into the protein MAPPQADADLGALQLAWLGDAVWELHQRLRHCASPGRSADLHRAVVAEVKAEAQARALLRLEPLLRPEERDQVRRGRNRAGPGPRRGDPATYGQATGFETMLGWLFLRNPGRLAELLDHLEETASTPCLFAHESPS
- the carA gene encoding glutamine-hydrolyzing carbamoyl-phosphate synthase small subunit — encoded protein: MSTPSTADAVPALLVLADGTVLRGQAFGARGTVVGEVVFNTGMTGYQEVMTDPSYSGQLVTFTYPELGNTGVNGQDQEADRPHVRGVIARQLAPRASNWRSEEELDTWLQRHGVVGIAGVDTRALVRHLREGGAINGILSSDGTPPLQLLEQVRSAPSMSGLNLAETVSTREPYRWDQLCPASFDARPVRHPERPYRVVAIDFGIKRAILERLVAHGCEVTVLPADATLEQVLSLQPEGVFLSNGPGDPAAVSSGIALARGLLEQRDLPLFGICLGHQILGLALGGTTFKLGYGHRGLNHPCGAPGMVEITSQNHGFAIDAASLPAERVRVTHENLNDRTVAALAMVDQPVFGVQYHPEASPGPHDADHHFGRFAALMEERR
- a CDS encoding DUF3288 family protein, with protein sequence MEEQNHPLHAADRIVIDRLLAADPPADEHLVDLARLFSRYDGFPGASDLRDDLERLLRLWGLDRDQLNQRTRAIWAAGFRPGAAPMAEAVGSGFDTAAAEGA